A single window of Nematostella vectensis chromosome 4, jaNemVect1.1, whole genome shotgun sequence DNA harbors:
- the LOC5506934 gene encoding calcium/calmodulin-dependent protein kinase kinase 1 isoform X1: MIVYVKYRRNEYLNLPSEDCSFSKFALYNYTSSLKSAKCSKMKCFSHLMNGIFPGRRSQSQQRMSDSPVNKRVLTKLHKHNSVEPSKPSSPAGRSYSPEIHINDRENGVGLTTKRPASQEKNGHVLLQGEEKDNSPDSGQAGSAKTHYTNICLPASARLTPSPGSQLLVVGLEGSFASLRRSSATPDLINKSLLKDQNNSYSKSEGRRSSSTSSSPRLPRPPTVESQSVSIKETENFTQLNQYKLMDEIGKGSYGVVRLCYSDFDQSSYAMKIISKKRIMKKAGLRRPGDRGKNPGLENLQREIAILKKVDHPNVVRLNEVLDDPAEDNLYLVFELMDKGDVMEVPGPPLQQETARTHFRELVLGVEYLHHHKIVHRDIKPSNLLVSESGSIKIADFGVADVFEGDDALLSKTAGSPAFMAPESLQTSRDKYSGKAVDVWAMGITLYCFVFGKCPFEDENRMGLYEKIRTKELEFPEEPVLNPKLEDLLLRMLTKNPKERITIPEIKEHPWVTRGGSDPLPSTQENCSHIEITDEDIANSVRTIPKIKTLILVKSMLRYKTFGSHSKLQRLRSHSQPNIASIVEQKRLQEQRAKTNLQIDSQELQPHDEHGHVTEE; the protein is encoded by the exons ATGATAGTTTATGTTAAATACAGGAGAAATGAATATTTAAATTTACCATCAGAAGACTGTTCGTTTAGCAAATTTGCACTATATAACTACACAAGCTCACTCAAAAGTGCCAAGTGCAGTAAAATGAAGTGTTTCTCCCACTTAATGAATGGTATCTTCCCCGGAAG GAGGTCACAAAGTCAACAGAGAATGTCAGACAGCCCAGTTAACAAGAGGGTGCTAACCAAACTTCACAAACACAACTCTGTTGAGCCAAGTAAACCATCCTCACCAGCAGGACGGAGCTACTCCCCTGAAATACACATCAATGACCGTGAAAATGGAGTGGGCTTAACCACTAAAAGGCCTGCttcacaagaaaaaaatggtCATGTGTTATTACAAGGAGAGGAAAAGGATAATAGCCCAGATTCAGGACAGGCCGGCAGTGCCAAGACGCATTACACAAATATTTGTTTACCAGCATCTGCCAGGCTGACACCGTCACCTGGATCACAGCTACTTGTAGTTGGGCTTGAAGGGAGCTTTGCTTCTTTGCGAAGGAGCTCTGCAACACCAGACTTGATCAACAAGTCACTGTTAAAAGATCAGAATAATTCTTACAGCAAGTCTGAAGGCAGGAGATCAAGTTCAACTTCCTCTTCACCTAGACTACCACGCCCTCCCACTGTGGAATCACAAAGTGTGTCAATCAAAGAAACAGAG AATTTTACTCAACTTAACCAATACAAGTTGATGGATGAAATTGGCAAg GGGTCTTACGGTGTTGTTAGACTGTGCTATTCAGATTTTGACCAATCTAGCTAT GCCATGAAGATCATTTCCAAGAAAAGGATTATGAAGAAGGCAGGACTTA GGAGACCAGGTGATAGAGGAAAGAATCCTGGGTTGGAGAATCTTCAGCGTGAGATAGCAATACTCAAGAAGGTGGATCACCCTAATGTGGTCCGTCTGAACGAG GTTTTAGATGACCCAGCAGAGGACAATTTGTATTTGG TTTTTGAGCTCATGGATAAAGG GGATGTCATGGAAGTGCCAGGCCCACCTCTACAACAGGAAACTGCACGAACACACTTCAGAGAACTGGTTTTGGGAGTAGAATATC TTCATCACCACAAGATTGTCCACCGCGATATCAAACCATCAAATCTACTGGTCAGTGAGTCTGGGAGCATCAAG ATTGCTGATTTTGGTGTAGCGGATGTGTTTGAAGGCGATGATGCACTGCTGTCCAAGACTGCAGGCTCACCTGCCTTTATGGCCCCTGAGTCTTTGCAAA CGTCCCGTGATAAGTACAGTGGCAAGGCAGTCGATGTATGGGCTATGGGCATCACATTGTACTGCTTTGTCTTCGGAAAG TGCCCATTTGAAGACGAAAACCGTATGGGACTTTACGAGAAGATCAGGACAAAAGA GTTGGAATTCCCAGAAGA ACCTGTGCTGAACCCGAAACTAGAAGATCTTCTGCTGCGTATGCTGACCAAAAACCCCAAGGAGAGAATCACGATTCCAGAGATCAAG GAGCACCCATGGGTAACCCGAGGTGGGAGTGATCCGCTACCTTCCACTCAGGAGAACTGTTCGCATATCGAAATTACAGACGAGGACATCGCCAACAGTGTAAGGACCATCCCCAAGATCAAGACACTG ATTCTGGTTAAGAGCATGCTGCGTTACAAGACGTTTGGCAGTCATTCAAAGCTTCAGAGACTCCGCTCTCACTCCCAGCCAAACATCGCCTCCATCGTGGAGCAGAAACGTCTTCAAGAGCAACGCGCCAAAACGAATCTTCAAATCGATTCGCAAGAACTTCAACCACATGACGAGCACGGTCATGTGACCGAGGAGTGA
- the LOC5506934 gene encoding calcium/calmodulin-dependent protein kinase kinase 1 isoform X2, which translates to MGAVCTCQPCISTPINHFKASSTGRSQSQQRMSDSPVNKRVLTKLHKHNSVEPSKPSSPAGRSYSPEIHINDRENGVGLTTKRPASQEKNGHVLLQGEEKDNSPDSGQAGSAKTHYTNICLPASARLTPSPGSQLLVVGLEGSFASLRRSSATPDLINKSLLKDQNNSYSKSEGRRSSSTSSSPRLPRPPTVESQSVSIKETENFTQLNQYKLMDEIGKGSYGVVRLCYSDFDQSSYAMKIISKKRIMKKAGLRRPGDRGKNPGLENLQREIAILKKVDHPNVVRLNEVLDDPAEDNLYLVFELMDKGDVMEVPGPPLQQETARTHFRELVLGVEYLHHHKIVHRDIKPSNLLVSESGSIKIADFGVADVFEGDDALLSKTAGSPAFMAPESLQTSRDKYSGKAVDVWAMGITLYCFVFGKCPFEDENRMGLYEKIRTKELEFPEEPVLNPKLEDLLLRMLTKNPKERITIPEIKEHPWVTRGGSDPLPSTQENCSHIEITDEDIANSVRTIPKIKTLILVKSMLRYKTFGSHSKLQRLRSHSQPNIASIVEQKRLQEQRAKTNLQIDSQELQPHDEHGHVTEE; encoded by the exons ATGGGCGCAG TCTGTACATGCCAGCCATGTATTTCCACTCCCATCAACCACTTCAAGGCCTCTTCTACAGG GAGGTCACAAAGTCAACAGAGAATGTCAGACAGCCCAGTTAACAAGAGGGTGCTAACCAAACTTCACAAACACAACTCTGTTGAGCCAAGTAAACCATCCTCACCAGCAGGACGGAGCTACTCCCCTGAAATACACATCAATGACCGTGAAAATGGAGTGGGCTTAACCACTAAAAGGCCTGCttcacaagaaaaaaatggtCATGTGTTATTACAAGGAGAGGAAAAGGATAATAGCCCAGATTCAGGACAGGCCGGCAGTGCCAAGACGCATTACACAAATATTTGTTTACCAGCATCTGCCAGGCTGACACCGTCACCTGGATCACAGCTACTTGTAGTTGGGCTTGAAGGGAGCTTTGCTTCTTTGCGAAGGAGCTCTGCAACACCAGACTTGATCAACAAGTCACTGTTAAAAGATCAGAATAATTCTTACAGCAAGTCTGAAGGCAGGAGATCAAGTTCAACTTCCTCTTCACCTAGACTACCACGCCCTCCCACTGTGGAATCACAAAGTGTGTCAATCAAAGAAACAGAG AATTTTACTCAACTTAACCAATACAAGTTGATGGATGAAATTGGCAAg GGGTCTTACGGTGTTGTTAGACTGTGCTATTCAGATTTTGACCAATCTAGCTAT GCCATGAAGATCATTTCCAAGAAAAGGATTATGAAGAAGGCAGGACTTA GGAGACCAGGTGATAGAGGAAAGAATCCTGGGTTGGAGAATCTTCAGCGTGAGATAGCAATACTCAAGAAGGTGGATCACCCTAATGTGGTCCGTCTGAACGAG GTTTTAGATGACCCAGCAGAGGACAATTTGTATTTGG TTTTTGAGCTCATGGATAAAGG GGATGTCATGGAAGTGCCAGGCCCACCTCTACAACAGGAAACTGCACGAACACACTTCAGAGAACTGGTTTTGGGAGTAGAATATC TTCATCACCACAAGATTGTCCACCGCGATATCAAACCATCAAATCTACTGGTCAGTGAGTCTGGGAGCATCAAG ATTGCTGATTTTGGTGTAGCGGATGTGTTTGAAGGCGATGATGCACTGCTGTCCAAGACTGCAGGCTCACCTGCCTTTATGGCCCCTGAGTCTTTGCAAA CGTCCCGTGATAAGTACAGTGGCAAGGCAGTCGATGTATGGGCTATGGGCATCACATTGTACTGCTTTGTCTTCGGAAAG TGCCCATTTGAAGACGAAAACCGTATGGGACTTTACGAGAAGATCAGGACAAAAGA GTTGGAATTCCCAGAAGA ACCTGTGCTGAACCCGAAACTAGAAGATCTTCTGCTGCGTATGCTGACCAAAAACCCCAAGGAGAGAATCACGATTCCAGAGATCAAG GAGCACCCATGGGTAACCCGAGGTGGGAGTGATCCGCTACCTTCCACTCAGGAGAACTGTTCGCATATCGAAATTACAGACGAGGACATCGCCAACAGTGTAAGGACCATCCCCAAGATCAAGACACTG ATTCTGGTTAAGAGCATGCTGCGTTACAAGACGTTTGGCAGTCATTCAAAGCTTCAGAGACTCCGCTCTCACTCCCAGCCAAACATCGCCTCCATCGTGGAGCAGAAACGTCTTCAAGAGCAACGCGCCAAAACGAATCTTCAAATCGATTCGCAAGAACTTCAACCACATGACGAGCACGGTCATGTGACCGAGGAGTGA
- the LOC5506937 gene encoding transcriptional regulator Myc-A isoform X1 — translation MMMVKIEQIKPFALDQDATYFFHPEKDDDKSDSYTATVPMDIWKKFELLPTPPRSPSRSPCDSPVHMISSSSVADTLQIVSEILDDDEAQSTPTVEKNCSSLKSKLIQDCMWNGSAYETFTDLRQLVTHPSEDLYETPCSTPPPVEYISSDCVDPSTVFPYPMNDTQSFCSSHSSDSEEEIDVVTIEKPTIKTKRKLNERPATTATKEEPPVKKLRPVAVRAKPVNQTTSHSKTKRHVSSGSEEEHDCESKRAVHNVLERKRRNDLKTSFHQLRAEVPELEENERSPKVTILRKARDYVEQLKEEETKLLAELDKEKERKKELMKRYSALKRN, via the exons AT GATGATGGTGAAGATTGAACAAATCAAACCGTTTGCTTTGGACCAGGACGCGACATACTTCTTTCACCCGGAAAAAGACGATGACAAATCCGATAGCTACACAGCTACGGTACCTATGGATATTTGGAAAAAGTTCGAGCTTCTTCCTACACCCCCGAGATCTCCCTCAAGGTCCCCTTGTGATTCACCGGTTCATATGATTTCTAGTTCCTCTGTAGCAGATACACTACAGATCGTTTCTGAGATCTTAGATGACGACGAAGCTCAGTCTACACCGACGGTAGAGAAGAATTGCTCAAGCCTTAAATCGAAATTAATCCAGGACTGTATGTGGAATGGATCGGCGTATGAAACGTTTACAGATTTACGACAACTTGTGACACATCCCAGTGAAGACCTGTACGAGACGCCGTGCTCGACACCTCCGCCGGTTGAATACATCAGTTCAGATTGTGTAGATCCTTCCACAGTATTTCCATACCCTATGAACGATACACAGAGCTTTTGCAGCTCACACTCCAGTGATTCCG AAGAGGAAATAGATGTTGTCACAATCGAGAAGCCGACCATCAAAACGAAGAGAAAGCTGAATGAAAGGCCGGCGACCACCGCTACTAAAGAAGAACCCCCGGTGAAAAAGCTGAGACCGGTTGCAGTGAGGGCCAAGCCAGTGAATCAGACCACCTCTCATTCGAAAACGAAACGACACGTTAGTAGTGGATCGGAGGAAGAGCATGATTGTGAGTCCAAAAGAGCCGTCCACAATGTCCTCGAGCGGAAACGAAGGAATGATCTAAAGACGAGTTTTCATCAGCTGAGAGCGGAGGTTCCAGAGCTCGAAGAGAACGAACGATCACCGAAAGTGACAATTCTCCGAAAGGCCCGGGACTATGTTGAACAATTAAAAGAGGAGGAAACTAAATTGTTAGCTGAATTAGACAAGGAGAAGGAACGGAAAAAGGAACTTATGAAAAGGTACTCTGCGCTAAAGCGAAATTAA
- the LOC5506937 gene encoding transcriptional regulator Myc-A isoform X2, protein MMVKIEQIKPFALDQDATYFFHPEKDDDKSDSYTATVPMDIWKKFELLPTPPRSPSRSPCDSPVHMISSSSVADTLQIVSEILDDDEAQSTPTVEKNCSSLKSKLIQDCMWNGSAYETFTDLRQLVTHPSEDLYETPCSTPPPVEYISSDCVDPSTVFPYPMNDTQSFCSSHSSDSEEEIDVVTIEKPTIKTKRKLNERPATTATKEEPPVKKLRPVAVRAKPVNQTTSHSKTKRHVSSGSEEEHDCESKRAVHNVLERKRRNDLKTSFHQLRAEVPELEENERSPKVTILRKARDYVEQLKEEETKLLAELDKEKERKKELMKRYSALKRN, encoded by the exons ATGATGGTGAAGATTGAACAAATCAAACCGTTTGCTTTGGACCAGGACGCGACATACTTCTTTCACCCGGAAAAAGACGATGACAAATCCGATAGCTACACAGCTACGGTACCTATGGATATTTGGAAAAAGTTCGAGCTTCTTCCTACACCCCCGAGATCTCCCTCAAGGTCCCCTTGTGATTCACCGGTTCATATGATTTCTAGTTCCTCTGTAGCAGATACACTACAGATCGTTTCTGAGATCTTAGATGACGACGAAGCTCAGTCTACACCGACGGTAGAGAAGAATTGCTCAAGCCTTAAATCGAAATTAATCCAGGACTGTATGTGGAATGGATCGGCGTATGAAACGTTTACAGATTTACGACAACTTGTGACACATCCCAGTGAAGACCTGTACGAGACGCCGTGCTCGACACCTCCGCCGGTTGAATACATCAGTTCAGATTGTGTAGATCCTTCCACAGTATTTCCATACCCTATGAACGATACACAGAGCTTTTGCAGCTCACACTCCAGTGATTCCG AAGAGGAAATAGATGTTGTCACAATCGAGAAGCCGACCATCAAAACGAAGAGAAAGCTGAATGAAAGGCCGGCGACCACCGCTACTAAAGAAGAACCCCCGGTGAAAAAGCTGAGACCGGTTGCAGTGAGGGCCAAGCCAGTGAATCAGACCACCTCTCATTCGAAAACGAAACGACACGTTAGTAGTGGATCGGAGGAAGAGCATGATTGTGAGTCCAAAAGAGCCGTCCACAATGTCCTCGAGCGGAAACGAAGGAATGATCTAAAGACGAGTTTTCATCAGCTGAGAGCGGAGGTTCCAGAGCTCGAAGAGAACGAACGATCACCGAAAGTGACAATTCTCCGAAAGGCCCGGGACTATGTTGAACAATTAAAAGAGGAGGAAACTAAATTGTTAGCTGAATTAGACAAGGAGAAGGAACGGAAAAAGGAACTTATGAAAAGGTACTCTGCGCTAAAGCGAAATTAA